The Penaeus vannamei isolate JL-2024 chromosome 13, ASM4276789v1, whole genome shotgun sequence genome window below encodes:
- the LOC138863702 gene encoding uncharacterized protein produces the protein MDEDYLPLQLDDYTELIRLCVEFGPFEFSGREYEQIQGFAMGSPLSAVLVQLFMESLVSDHYHNNVVWLRYVDDIHAVVPTRTNPPDLLHRLNAVHPSIQFTTEEERDEKLPFLDTMIHRKPDGPIFSAEVMRRPRGEDTQSKTQRIIITHSEVTEHLEALVGCTLKIATSSGKKIGDKVREKRSNHNKPLSQMYIIPCGGCDKVYIGETARGLHEQRISQHRSALQRHDTRSASVVHIDTDGHLPKWSQASIIKQGLAPRQRKMVEAAFIHTTNNNTATGRYELAKVVVHLITDVT, from the exons ATGGACGAGGACTATCTACCACTGCAGTTAGACGATTACAccgaactcatccgtctctgcgtggagtttggcccgttcgaattcagtggacgcgagtacgaacagatccagggatttgcgatgggttcaccactttcagcagtccttgtcCAGCTGTTCATGGAATCCCTCGTGTCCGACCACTACCATAacaacgtggtctggctccgctacgtggacgacatccacgctgtagtaccaaccaggacgaacccgCCAGATCTCCTACACAGACTCAATGCGGTACACCCCTCCATccagttcaccacagaagaagagagggatgagaagctccctttcctggacaccatgatccacaggaaaCCAGATGGACCGATATTTtcc GCCGAGGTCATGAGAagaccgagaggtgaggacacacagagCAAAACTCAGAGAATAATCATCACCCACTCGGAAGTGACCGAACACCTGGAGGCCCTGGTGGGctgtactctcaagatagctacgtcttcaggcaagaagatcggagacaaagtgagagaaaagaggtcaaaccacaacaaaCCCCTCAGCCAGATGTACATCATACCCTGTGGGGgttgtgataaggtatacataggcgagacagcacgaggactgcacgaacaacgaatcagccaacaccgcagtgcTCTCcaacgccatgacacgagaagcgcctccGTAGTTCACATAGACACCGACggccacctcccgaagtggtcccaggcctccatcataaagcaaggcctggccccacgacaaaggaagatggtagaagcggcgttcattcatactactaacaacaacaccGCTACAGGGAGatacgaactagccaaggtcgtcgttcatctgattaccgacgtgacttga